In Humulus lupulus chromosome 7, drHumLupu1.1, whole genome shotgun sequence, the following are encoded in one genomic region:
- the LOC133792033 gene encoding glutamate-1-semialdehyde 2,1-aminomutase, chloroplastic-like, with translation MAVSLDEKKNFTLKKSEEAFTAAKELMSGGVNSPVRAFKSVGGQPIVIDSVKGSHMRDIDGNEYIDYVGSWGPAIIGNADDENNIFTARSTSIREKIYVHKFMDSIQEMEVTLGKAIRLGRYSICKAVLYPPWKALGA, from the exons ATGGCTGTCTCACTCGACGAGAAGAAGAATTTTACTCTGAAAAAGTCAGAGGAGGCTTTCACTGCTGCTAAG GAGTTGATGTCTGGAGGTGTAAATTCCCCTGTTCGTGCTTTTAAATCTGTCGGTGGACAACCTATTGTCATTGATTCTGTCAAGGGCTCTCACATGCGGGATATTGATGGCAATGAGTACATTGATTATGTTGGTTCATGGGGACCTGCAATTATTGGAAATGCAGATGATGAG AACAATATATTCACAGCTAGATCAACTTCTATCAGAGAGAAAATTTATGTTCACAAGTTTATGGATTCAATTCAAGAGATGGAAGTCACACTTGGAAAAGCTATAAGATTGGGACGATATTCAATATGCAAAGCGGTGTTATATCCTCCTTGGAAGGCATTGGGGGCATAA